A genomic region of Trifolium pratense cultivar HEN17-A07 linkage group LG3, ARS_RC_1.1, whole genome shotgun sequence contains the following coding sequences:
- the LOC123915381 gene encoding uncharacterized protein LOC123915381, with translation MEIFKSRNIMKRKRSNTPKMKRRVCGLHLMDFTSDEYEAADGLVLLQTLFQKKNIVRRLKITFGGKRICGKTYDNNVHSVVSKNKVCSSPQIIIPNVVMGNECNPLNIPTIPGVPSNNILGCSKPFEKKLSTSDLRVDLNRLFLEKGHVEKYFLPLLKESEDLEEGIDVVVYDMQGQMFNMKFKFWSGKFYVLNGGWKTFFKSHSFLANQDHIKVWMFRHSETDNLCFALSVRRVYEN, from the coding sequence ATGGAAATTTTCAAGAGTCGCAACATTATGAAACGAAAGAGGTCTAATACTCCCAAGATGAAAAGAAGAGTGTGTGGCCTTCACTTAATGGACTTCACTAGTGATGAATATGAAGCAGCCGATGGTCTTGTTTTATTGCAAACACTATTCCAAAAGAAGAACATTGTTAGAAGATTGAAAATCACTTTTGGAGGCAAAAGGATTTGTGGAAAAACCTACGACAACAATGTTCATTCGGTCGTTTCCAAAAATAAGGTATGTTCATCGCCACAAATTATTATTCCTAATGTTGTTATGGGAAATGAATGCAACCCTCTAAATATACCAACGATTCCTGGCGTGCCGAGCAATAATATTCTTGGATGTAGCAAACCTTTTGAGAAGAAACTATCAACTAGTGATTTGAGGGTGGATCTAAATAGACTGTTTTTGGAAAAGGGCCatgtggaaaaatattttttacccTTGTTGAAAGAAAGCGAAGATCTTGAAGAAGGAATCGATGTGGTTGTATATGACATGCAAGGCCAAATGTTCAACATGAAGTTCAAGTTTTGGAGCGGAAAATTTTATGTCCTCAATGGAGGGTGGAAGACTTTCTTCAAATCGCATTCTTTCTTAGCAAATCAAGATCATATTAAAGTGTGGATGTTTCGTCATTCCGAAACCGATAACTTGTGTTTTGCTCTTAGTGTGAGAAGAGTGTATGAGAATTAG